Genomic segment of Microthrixaceae bacterium:
TCTGGGGGTGAACCCCCGTGACACCAGGCCGCGCATACGGCCGTGCTGGGGTGGGTCCATGGCCAGGAACGACATGGTGCGGTGGGCGTTGGGCCCCGACGCCGCCGGATCGATGGACACACCCTGGGCGCTGGAGAAGCGGTCCGAATCCCGGAAGGCCGCCATGACGTCGTCGTAGCGAGACAGCGCCCAGAAGCCTCGTTCGTCGTTGCGGTAGACGGGAGACTCGTCTCGCATGCGACGGTAGGTGGGGTACGGGTCCTCGTGGATGGCGTAGGAGTACGGGTCATAGACGAGCGGTTCGCTGGTGACGGTCATGGTTCTCCGGCGCAGGGGGTCAGGTGGGGTACGGCGGTCAAGTGAGGACGAGTCGGGCCACGTCGGCCAGCAGGGCTGGTACCGCGTCGTAGGCGAGATGTCCGGTCCCGGCTTGGAGCAGGGCACCGCTGGTGGCCAGCAGCAGGGTTTGCACGGCCAACGGATCGGCATCGGTACCCAGCGCTTCGACCAGGCGACGATGGGTCTCGGTACCGATCCGAAGCCGCAGATCTCTTACCTCGGGGTCGTTGGCCAGCAGCGCCACCGTGCAGGCCGCCGCCAGTTCGGGCTCGTCGGCCACCATGGCGAACTCGCCCAGCACCGATGCTGCCCGCGACGCCGGGGAGCCAGGCGTGGTGATGCCGTCGTGGTGACCGGCATCCTCAGTCGAGCGATCTCGGGAGTATCGGCGCCAGAACACTTCGGCCACAAGGTGTTCCTTGGACCCGAAGTAGGTGTACGCCGTGGCCGGGGCGACGCCTGCACGTCGAGCGACACCCCTCACGGTGAGAGCGTCGTAGCCGACCTCGGTCAGCTCGGTGAGCGCGGCATCGAGCAGCAGGCTGACGGTCCGTGCTTGACGCCCCGACAGGTGACGCCGGGGAGAGACGGTCTGCTCAGCCAACCTGGACACAAGTCCAGACTATTGTCCAAATTGTGACCGAGGTCAACCCCGTGAGCAAGCAGGGTGTCGTGGTGAACACGAAAACGATGCAGCACTTGATGCGCCGTCACGATGTGGAGGTCGCAAGGTCACGACCCTACGGTCATGCCGTCCAGGACGAGCCGCTATCCTTACGTCGATCCCAAGGTAAGGAGGACTCATGGACGTCGCTGCCAAGCTCACGTCGAAGGGTCAGATGACCGTGCCGAAGGCGGTGCGCGATGCCCTCGGCCTCGAGGAGGGTGACGAGGTCGTCTTCCACGTGGAGGGAAACCGGGCGGTACTTGCTCGGACGCCGGACTTTCTCTCCCTCGCCGGTGCGATTCCGGTGCCCGCCGCGAAGCGCAATGTCGCGTGGGACGAGGTGATCCGCAAGACCCGCTCGGCGCGTTCGGCCAAGCGGCGGTGAGTGCGTTCGTCGACACCAACATCCTCGTCCGCCACCTCACGGGTGACCCGCCAGCGATGGCGGCACGTGCCACGGCGTACCTGGCTTCGGCTGACGAGCTGTACCTGCCCGACCTGATCGTCGCCGAGACGGTCTACGTGCTCGAGTCCTACTACGAGGTGCCTCGACCGCAGGTCGCGATGGCGATGCGGTCGCTCATCGCCTTCGACGCGATCGCCACGGTCGACCCGGCACTGCTCCTCCGAGCGATCGAGGTCTACGAGATCGACCGGCTGGACTTCGCCGACGCCTACCTGGTCGCGTGCGCAGAGAGCACCGGCGTCAGCAGCGTCGCATCGTTCGACAAGTCGATCGACCGGGTGAAGACCATCGAGCGGATCGAGCCGCCCAGGACGCCGAAATGATGAGGGGTCGGGTCGATCGTTGGCTCGTGTCCCAACTGAAAGCGAAGGTCACCGGATCCCCGACGGCGTCCACCAGTTCGAAACGCGTGGCATAACGGCCAACTCCGATCCAACCCGGCCTCCACCTCCGCGGCGAAAGTGACGCCCAGATCGACCCGTTCCGGTTCCCGAGATGACTCAGGCCAGGGCCGGGACTGTGGAGGCGTGTGTGTGACCGAAGGGTGGTGATGAGCCGTCTCTCCTAGGCGACGGCGTTCCTCATCGCCGCCGAACTCGTTGTCGAGGATGACCGTGAGGATGCAGCGCAGAGGGTCATGGCATCCCTCGCGGTGCTCGCTGGTATTGCCGCGCCGGAGCGTTGAGGGCGAGCTTGCCACGCCTGAAGTGAAGTCATGTGCGGAGCCCTCAGCCACTTCTGCGGCCGCGTGGGGGTGTGATCAGGGCCGGAGGTCTCGCCACTGCCATGTCGACCCGTCGACGAGGAGCTCGGGATCGCCTGTCCAGAGGGTGGCATTGATGGCGACGGTGAGTGCCGCCGCGAAAGCGTTCGCGTAAGCCATCGGGTGATCGGCCTTGATCCGGGCGGCGTCAAATGAGCTCCGAGCGTTCCGGGCGGCGCATCGTGGCCGCACCGGATTGCATAGTCATGCATGTTTTCGCATAGAGTGGGCGGATGGTGTTGAGAGCAGGGATCGTCGGGGCGTCGGGGTTCACCGGGGCGGAGTTGCTGCGGTTGTTGCACGCCCATCCCGAGATCGACGTCGTAGTTGCCACGGGTGACAGCCAGGCTGGAACGGCGGCGGCTGCGCTCTACCCTTCGCTGGCAGCGGCTTATCCCGATCTTGGTTTCGAGCCGTACCACCGGGGTCTGGCCGATGAGCGTGGGCTGGACGTCGTGTTCTGCGGGCTGCCTCACGGGACATCGCAGGAGATCGTGCCCGATCTGTTGCCGGGTGAGAGGTTGGTGGTGGATCTCGGGGCCGATTTCCGGCTGAAGGATCCGGCGCTGTACCCGCGCTGGTATCACGCCGAGCACAGCGTTCCGGAGTTGTTGGCTCACGCTGTCTATGGCCTGCCTGAGCTGTTCCGTGAGGAGTTGGCCGCGCTTGGTGGGTCTGGTTTGGTGGCTACACCGGGGTGCTATGTGACCACGGCGACGTTGGCGCTGGCCCCCTTGGTGGAGGCCGGGTTGGTGGAGACCACCGGGATCGTGGTCGATGCGGCTAGTGGGGTTTCGGGGGCAGGGCGTCCGCCCAAGCCCAACACCACGTTCTGTACGGTGGATGAAGACTTCACGGCCTATGGGTTGCTCGACCACCGTCACACTCCCGAGATCGAGCAGAACCTGTCCCATGTGGCTGGGGAAGACGTTCAGGTTCTGTTCACGCCACACCTGGCTCCCATGAACTGGGGGATCTTGGCCACCTGTTATGCCCGGCCCACCGGCGCGGTCACTACCGAGGCGGTGCGTGAGGTGCTGCGGGCCGCCTATGAGCACGAGCCGTTTGTGGTGGTGTGCGATGAGCCCCCTTCCACCAAGGCGACCCTTGGTTCCAATGCGGTTCATGTGACCGGTTGTGCCGATGATCGCACCGGTTGGGTGGTTGCGATCGCTGCCCTGGACAACTTGACCAAGGGGGCGTCGGGTGGAGCGGTGCAGGCCGCCAATGTGGCCTTGGGTCTACCCGAAATGACGGGCCTGCCGGTGGTCGGTCTCTACCCCTGACCCTCGTGGGCTCGGCCTCGCGGTGTGTCAGCCGCGTGTCCGACCGGGGACTGGTGCGCCCGGTTCCTTCTGAACCCACTCGTATTTGGACCTGTCCGGGTGGACAGCCGAGCAAGGAGCAATCATGAGCGTTACTGCAGCCAAGGGATTCGTGGCCTCGGGTGTTGCCTGTGGCATCAAGGCCTCTGGTGACCTTGACCTTTCGCTGGTTGCCACCGTTGACGGCGTGGCGGTTCCGGCCGCGGCCGTGTTCACCGACAACAAGATGACCGCGGCACCGGTGGTGGTCTCGGATCTCCATCTGTGTGCCACCGGTGGAAGGGCCGCCGCGGTGATCTTGAACTCGGGCAACGCCAACGCCGCCACCGGAAGCCCTGGTCAGGACGATGCGCGGGCCATGTGCGCGGCGACCGCTGCCGGTGTGGGTTGTGTCCCCGAGGAGGTTCTGGTCTGTTCGACCGGTCTGATCGGAATTCCGTTGCCGATCGACACCATCCTGGCTGGGGTGCCGGCGCTGGTTGCGGCTCGCAACCCTCAAGGCGGAACGGACGCCGCCGAGGCCATTCGCACCACTGACACCCATCGCAAAGAGACGGTGGTGGCGGTGGGTGCCAGCGCGGCGGTGGTTGGAGGGATGGCCAAGGGGGCGGCCATGTTGGCCCCGAACATGGCCACCATGTTGGCGGTGCTCACCACTGATGCTGCCGCCGAGCCCGGTCAGCTTCGCCAGATCCTGCGAGACGCGGTGTCCACCAGTTTCAACCGGTTGATGACCGATGCGTGTCGTTCCACCAACGACACCGTGATCATCTTGGCCAGCGGGGCGGCAGGCCCGGTCGACGGTGGGGACTTGGCGGCCGCGGTGGCCTTGGCTTGTGCGGATCTGGCTGGCCAGATGGCTGGTGATGCTGAGGGTGCTACCAAGGTGGTGCGCCTCAGCGTGACCGGCGCGGCCAGCGACGTTGATGCCGAGGCGGGTGCCCGCCAGATCGCTCGTAGTGCTTTGTGTAAATGCTCCTGGTTCGGGCAGGACCCTTACTGGGGTCGTTTGGCCAGTGAGCTCGGAAGTGCCGGCATCGAGTTTTCGCCCGAGTTGATCTCGGTGTCCTACGGAGGGGTGACGGTGGCCGACGGGGGAGTGACCATCGAACATGACGCCGTGGCCGTGGCCGCCCACATGGCCCAACGCAACCTTGAGATCGTGTGTGATCTGGGTATCGGCACCGGTTCGTTCACCGTGCTCACCAACGACTTGACCCACCAGTACATAGACGAGAACACCGGCGGCAGCTGAATGATGCGGGCTCCGATCCGCGAAGGGCTGCAGAGTTTCGGATCGTGGGTCGCCCGCCTAGGTGCTCGAGGTCCGCACCGGCGGTAAGACGATTTGCGGATCGGAGCGGGTGAGCTCGTACTCGCCCAGCACGGCGCTGAGAATCAAGTGACCGCGGTGGGGGATCTCCTCTTCGCCGAGGTACACGTCGTCGACCAACGCTTGGGCTTGCTCGATGGAACTGATCCCGCAGCGACGAACCAGCACGGCGATGTCTTCGTCGTCTCGCCCCATGCGTGACGCTCGCAGTTTCATGGCCAACAAGAACTCGGGCGGGGCCACATGGACGACGACGTCACCGGCCGATATCAGCGGCACGCCTTGTGGCTTGCCGCTTGGAGGCAGGAATCCGCCAGCCTTGTCGTTGAACCAATCTCGGCGAAGTCCGTGTTCGTCTGCGATCTCGGCGGCAACCTTCGCCACAACGTCATGGGGCGAAAAGATCGCGTCGATGTCGATGGAGGTCCTGCGGTCGACGCCGTCTGGGTAGTAGGCCATGCCGGCGGCGACACCACCGATGA
This window contains:
- a CDS encoding TetR/AcrR family transcriptional regulator, with amino-acid sequence MAEQTVSPRRHLSGRQARTVSLLLDAALTELTEVGYDALTVRGVARRAGVAPATAYTYFGSKEHLVAEVFWRRYSRDRSTEDAGHHDGITTPGSPASRAASVLGEFAMVADEPELAAACTVALLANDPEVRDLRLRIGTETHRRLVEALGTDADPLAVQTLLLATSGALLQAGTGHLAYDAVPALLADVARLVLT
- the argJ gene encoding bifunctional glutamate N-acetyltransferase/amino-acid acetyltransferase ArgJ, translated to MSVTAAKGFVASGVACGIKASGDLDLSLVATVDGVAVPAAAVFTDNKMTAAPVVVSDLHLCATGGRAAAVILNSGNANAATGSPGQDDARAMCAATAAGVGCVPEEVLVCSTGLIGIPLPIDTILAGVPALVAARNPQGGTDAAEAIRTTDTHRKETVVAVGASAAVVGGMAKGAAMLAPNMATMLAVLTTDAAAEPGQLRQILRDAVSTSFNRLMTDACRSTNDTVIILASGAAGPVDGGDLAAAVALACADLAGQMAGDAEGATKVVRLSVTGAASDVDAEAGARQIARSALCKCSWFGQDPYWGRLASELGSAGIEFSPELISVSYGGVTVADGGVTIEHDAVAVAAHMAQRNLEIVCDLGIGTGSFTVLTNDLTHQYIDENTGGS
- a CDS encoding AbrB/MazE/SpoVT family DNA-binding domain-containing protein; the protein is MDVAAKLTSKGQMTVPKAVRDALGLEEGDEVVFHVEGNRAVLARTPDFLSLAGAIPVPAAKRNVAWDEVIRKTRSARSAKRR
- a CDS encoding N-acetyl-gamma-glutamyl-phosphate reductase, coding for MVLRAGIVGASGFTGAELLRLLHAHPEIDVVVATGDSQAGTAAAALYPSLAAAYPDLGFEPYHRGLADERGLDVVFCGLPHGTSQEIVPDLLPGERLVVDLGADFRLKDPALYPRWYHAEHSVPELLAHAVYGLPELFREELAALGGSGLVATPGCYVTTATLALAPLVEAGLVETTGIVVDAASGVSGAGRPPKPNTTFCTVDEDFTAYGLLDHRHTPEIEQNLSHVAGEDVQVLFTPHLAPMNWGILATCYARPTGAVTTEAVREVLRAAYEHEPFVVVCDEPPSTKATLGSNAVHVTGCADDRTGWVVAIAALDNLTKGASGGAVQAANVALGLPEMTGLPVVGLYP
- a CDS encoding type II toxin-antitoxin system VapC family toxin, producing the protein MSAFVDTNILVRHLTGDPPAMAARATAYLASADELYLPDLIVAETVYVLESYYEVPRPQVAMAMRSLIAFDAIATVDPALLLRAIEVYEIDRLDFADAYLVACAESTGVSSVASFDKSIDRVKTIERIEPPRTPK